The Legionella cincinnatiensis genome includes a region encoding these proteins:
- a CDS encoding transporter substrate-binding domain-containing protein, producing the protein MKILLALLLFTLMSANLFAEKLIIGASSFNPPMEMRATTNNVFTGFEIDLLNEICRRINATCVYEPMTFEDIMKAVATGKVDLGIDGFFITQERLASYLFSLPYLQTKAQLLTTVDSNIDSTNVNTGKRIGVEAGTVFKSLLEQKYDNVKVISYDNQQNMLRDLADEDIDLIMFDFIGASYWVHTNPANFKLVGKAIPFGMGYGIMANLNQGALIYRINNALDAMERDGTYSSIYSRYF; encoded by the coding sequence ATGAAGATACTATTAGCCTTGCTTCTATTTACACTAATGAGTGCAAACTTATTTGCAGAAAAACTCATTATTGGGGCATCATCCTTCAATCCACCCATGGAAATGCGAGCGACTACAAATAATGTATTTACAGGATTTGAAATTGATCTCCTCAATGAAATTTGTCGTCGAATTAACGCTACATGTGTCTATGAACCCATGACCTTTGAAGATATTATGAAAGCTGTAGCAACAGGGAAAGTTGATTTAGGTATAGACGGCTTTTTTATTACTCAAGAACGGCTTGCCTCTTATTTATTTAGCCTACCCTATTTACAAACTAAAGCCCAATTACTTACAACGGTTGATTCTAATATTGATAGCACTAACGTCAATACAGGAAAACGTATCGGCGTTGAAGCCGGAACCGTATTCAAATCTCTTCTAGAGCAGAAGTATGATAACGTTAAAGTGATCAGTTACGATAATCAACAAAATATGTTAAGAGACTTAGCTGATGAAGACATTGATCTGATTATGTTTGATTTTATTGGCGCATCATATTGGGTACATACCAACCCAGCCAATTTTAAACTAGTTGGCAAAGCAATACCTTTCGGTATGGGTTATGGAATTATGGCTAACCTCAATCAAGGCGCACTTATCTATAGAATCAATAATGCGTTGGATGCTATGGAGAGAGATGGCACTTATTCAAGTATTTACTCCCGATATTTCTAA